Proteins co-encoded in one Scatophagus argus isolate fScaArg1 chromosome 11, fScaArg1.pri, whole genome shotgun sequence genomic window:
- the LOC124066764 gene encoding uncharacterized protein LOC124066764, with amino-acid sequence MSVRLRVILQEEIRKLTLPSGIPQTVGELKNILQETFAIEQDFSIQFQDQDFDGQFFSLLETKDIKDKDTIKVVLIEPVITLTFEDCLNAKGLQESTDCSHAESSKDTCSTASTIILSSPESTSSLHSESWPAQFEIPTFSFDTELILQTANEAYRKDGTLLNNPAVKSNILDKLAASIFVYTAYPSQAQREQVAEALVAKHPSLRDPVSFNGLYSWHNSLKYKLGNYRAKVRHLGLPELNVNSRKKKLAADSSTPCRHLKKATKSEVNYLPPHSQGETDATLEKERVEILYEYKKRDNNKLINEKMAKTFSLCRNDVILNKPPVIDFKARWPALFEFSQIEEEFRRITLKPLQSTFLGKLDQYTPQLLSLYRRKGGAVGKKLDETLDMLNEDSNIESQREVVIRGLILYLGENTGELIKDFQVFDDDDAAAVQEAITTFVLGIFVVSKARDGLPKQAGIAIEGAEVLFGIPDVAHACTYLMGLIYALELRYPNKLKYTFEVFQKIFLELEDANKKMSSKVHDLKVCLHA; translated from the exons ATGTCTGTCAGACTTCGAGTCATACTGCAGGAAGAAATTCGCAAGCTTACCTTGCCCTCAGGAATCCCTCAGACTGTGGGGGAATTGAAGAATATTTTACAAGAGACATTTGCAATTGAACAAGATTTTAGTATTCAGTTTCAGGACCAAGATTTCGATGGTCAGTTTTTTAGTCTCCTTGAAactaaggacataaaggacaaAGACACTATCAAGGTGGTTCTTATTGAACCAGTGATCACACTAACATTTGAGGATTGTTTGAATGCTAAAGGACTCCAAGAGAGCACTGACTGCAGTCATGCAGAGTCATCGAAAGATACCTGTTCCACAGCATCCACCATAATTCTGTCTTCTCCAGAGAGCACCTCCTCCCTTCACTCTGAGTCCTGGCCAGCTCAGTTTGAGATACCTACCTTCTCCTTTGACACTGAACTCATTctgcaaactgcaaatgaaGCTTACAGAAAGGACGGAACCTTACTCAACAATCCTGCAGTAAAATCCAACATTCTGGACAAATTAGCAGCTAGCATCTTTGTCTACACTGCCTATCCTTCACAAGCACAAAGGGAGCAGGTTGCTGAGGCCCTTGTTGCGAAGCACCCATCTTTGAGGGACCCAGTATCGTTCAATGGTTTATATAGTTGGCACAACAGCTTGAAGTATAAGCTTGGCAATTACAGAGCAAAGGTGAGGCACCTTGGACTACCAGAGCTAAATGTAAACTCTCGAAAGAAAAAATTGGCTGCAGACTCCAGTACTCCGTGTAGACACTTGAAAAAGGCGACGAAATCTGAGGTAAACTACCTCCCACCCCACTCTCAAGGTGAAACTGATGCAACACTTGAGAAGGAGCGAGTGGAGATTCTCTATGAGTACAAGAAAAGAGACAATAACAAACtcataaatgaaaagatggCAAAAACCTTCTCACTGTGTCGAAATGATGTAATCCTCAACAAACCACCTGTGATTGACTTCAAAGCTCGATGGCCTGCCTTGTTTGAGTTTTCCCAG ATTGAGGAGGAATTCCGCAGGATCACACTGAAGCCACTTCAGTCCACATTCCTGGGCAAGTTGGACCAATACACACCCCAGCTGTTGAGCCTGTACAGGAGGAAGGGTGGAGCCGTTGGGAAGAAACTTGATGAGACCCTTGACATGCTGAATGAG GACAGCAACATTGAGTCCCAAAGAGAAGTTGTGATCAGAGGCCTCATTCTCTACCTTGGTGAAAACACTGGAGAGTTAATCAAGGACTTCCAG GTTTTCGATGACGACGATGCTGCAGCTGTCCAAGAAGCCATTACTACATTTGTCCTCGGCATCTTTGTGGTCAGCAAAGCCAGGGATGGTCTCCCCAAGCAAGCTGGAATAGCCATCGAGGGAGCAGAAGTCCTTTTTGGTATCCCAGATGTGGCACATGCTTGCACCTATCTGATGGGCCTTATCTATGCCTTGGAACTAAGGTACCctaataaactgaaatacacATTTGAGGTCTTTCAGAAGATCTTTTTGGAGCTGGAggatgcaaacaaaaaaatgtcctccAAAGTCCATGATCTCAAAGTCTGTTTGCATGCTTAA